The Enteractinococcus fodinae genome has a segment encoding these proteins:
- a CDS encoding TRAP transporter large permease subunit, which translates to MPVELLILLGVFVLIAVLFLFARRPIYEVMAVAFVFVVLASGQWAEFGNYLLYPASNNLFYIIFAFLVVAVIFEATDAVNRIIRIMLSVIGKLPGGAGYVALMASAFMSSLSGTGPGNVAATGVFTIPMMKRTGFPRHLAATTEMSASMLGNIIPPSGIVILSFGIYHDVTGDDISLTTWMLAAYVIGLWFFLQRLITLFVLAKINKVQPVPEDQMPKFLPALKEGWSALLLPLVIFIPLFIDSQATEFLTNRLGEDGAEAFSSAVLMFTPAVAAAYAIWIGRSNFSRGTQGAKELYDVFARSLKVVVPISATIYFAYATSEAFTGMGVDDAVRDIFVAMNVPLWLLIIIIPLLFAVLGMILPGSAQIAILGAAMIGVFAELGGDPLLLAMLLPAMTGALEGMTPPLALGLYVATGIAESDFNKTARYAFIWVITHIILSMLLLAGLLPIFVV; encoded by the coding sequence ATGCCCGTTGAACTTCTGATACTCCTCGGCGTTTTCGTTTTAATCGCCGTCCTGTTCCTCTTCGCCAGGCGACCGATCTATGAAGTGATGGCAGTGGCCTTCGTCTTCGTGGTGCTCGCCTCGGGACAATGGGCTGAGTTTGGGAACTATCTGCTGTACCCGGCCAGCAACAACCTCTTTTATATTATTTTCGCCTTCTTGGTCGTGGCGGTGATCTTTGAGGCTACCGATGCGGTCAATCGCATTATTCGCATCATGTTGTCGGTGATCGGGAAATTGCCCGGTGGGGCGGGATATGTGGCGTTGATGGCCAGCGCGTTCATGTCCTCGCTGTCCGGCACGGGACCTGGCAACGTGGCCGCAACCGGGGTATTCACCATCCCGATGATGAAACGCACCGGCTTCCCGCGGCACTTGGCGGCCACCACCGAGATGTCAGCCAGTATGTTGGGCAACATTATCCCGCCGTCTGGGATCGTGATCTTATCGTTTGGGATCTATCATGACGTCACCGGCGACGACATCTCCCTGACCACCTGGATGCTTGCTGCCTACGTCATCGGCCTGTGGTTCTTCCTGCAGCGCCTGATCACGCTATTCGTGTTGGCGAAGATCAATAAGGTGCAACCGGTGCCCGAAGATCAGATGCCAAAGTTTCTCCCAGCCCTCAAAGAGGGCTGGTCTGCGCTCCTGCTGCCGCTGGTCATCTTTATCCCGCTGTTTATCGACTCACAAGCGACCGAGTTTTTGACCAACCGCCTCGGTGAAGACGGCGCCGAAGCATTCTCCAGCGCTGTGCTGATGTTCACCCCCGCCGTGGCAGCGGCCTACGCGATCTGGATCGGCCGGTCGAACTTTAGCCGCGGCACCCAAGGTGCCAAAGAACTCTACGACGTCTTCGCCAGATCGCTCAAAGTCGTTGTGCCGATCTCGGCCACCATTTACTTCGCGTACGCGACCTCTGAAGCCTTCACGGGCATGGGCGTCGATGACGCGGTGCGGGACATTTTCGTCGCCATGAACGTGCCGCTGTGGTTGCTCATCATTATCATTCCGCTGCTCTTTGCCGTGCTCGGGATGATTCTGCCAGGTTCGGCACAGATCGCGATCCTGGGTGCAGCGATGATTGGCGTCTTCGCAGAACTCGGTGGCGATCCGCTCCTGCTAGCCATGCTATTGCCAGCTATGACGGGTGCGCTCGAAGGGATGACCCCGCCGTTAGCGCTGGGACTCTATGTGGCCACGGGTATCGCGGAGTCGGACTTTAATAAGACCGCCCGGTACGCATTTATCTGGGTCATCACCCACATCATCCTGTCGATGCTCTTGCTCGCC